The region CGGACGACGTCTCCGTATCGACGGCGACGCCGTCGGGCGGCGGCAGTTCGATGGACTCCCCGTCCGCGGTGACGACGACGGCGTCCCCGCCGTCGAGGAGTTCGTCGAGTCGTCGGACGGCGGCGACGAGTTCGCGGCGCGAGGCGTGGACGCCGTCGTTTCCGACGGGGGCGACGCCCCCGAACGCGGGTTCGATGTTCACGTCGTGACTCCGGTTCGAGAGGACGGCGTTGACGACTGCGCCGAGGAGGATGACGAAGCCGCTGAAGTAGAGCCACGTCAGGAAGACGAGGACGCCCGTGATGGCGCTACTGTTCGGCGCGGTGGTCGAAACGGCGAGGTAGACGCGAAACAGCGACTCGAACGCCGCGAGGCCGACGGCGGCGACGAGCGTTCCGGGGAGCACTTCGAGGACGCCCACGTCCGCGTCCGGAAACACGTAGTACATCGGGTAGAACGCCAGCGCGAGTCCGAGGATACCGAACAGGCGCGCGAGAACCCACTCGAACGGCCCGGCGCCGGCCACGACGCCCGCGACGGCGTCGCCGACCGTACTGCCGACGAGGACGGCCGCCCCGAAGGAGAAGAGGACGAGGAGTCCGTCGGCGAGTTGGTCGAGAAACGAGTTCTCGGCCCCCGACTCGTAGATGCTGGAGAAGGCGGTGTCGAGGCCGCGGAAGATGCGGAGCGTCCCCCACAGGAGGACGATGCCGCCGAAGAGCGACACGCTCGTCGAACGCGCGGCGTCGGTGAGTTCGGAGACGAACTCGTCGCGCGCGCCCTCGGTGAGGACGGCCCCCGCGGCGGCGACGACGCTCTCGTAGAGGCTCTGGTCCCCGACGGCGGAGACGACGACGAGCAACAGCACGAACAGCGGAAGCAGCGAGACGAACGCGTGGTACGCGATGCTTCCGGCCATGAACGGTAACTTCTCCGCCCGCGTCTCGTGGACGATCGCGCGCGCGACGGCGACGGCGCGCGAGACGCGCCCGCCGCCCGGTTCCCTCACCATACCGGTGTTTCCCGCGTCCGGTACCAAAAGCCGACGGCGGTCCGCCGTCGCCCGCGAGTGGACCCGACCGGAGCGGACCCCCCACCGGACCGAATCGGACCTAGTCTCAAGGCCCGCGCACGTGTGGGTTCGCGTATGACAGTCATCGCGATGCTGAGCGTGGCACCGGTCGTCGAAGGGAGCATGTCCGACCAAGTGGCGGAGGCCGTCGCCGCCTTAGACGAGTTCGACGTCTCCTACGAGACGAACCCGATGGGGACGGTGATAGAGGCCGACGACGTGGACACCCTGCTCGACGCCGTCGCCGCGGCCCACAAAGCCGTCGACGCCGACAGGGTGAGCACGTTCCTGAAGATAGACGACAAGCGCGCCTCGGACCAGAGCGCCGCGGACAAAGTCGCGGCCGTCGAGGAACACCTCGGCCGCCCGGCGAGGAAGGACAGAGACGAGTAATCGTCGCCGTCGGCCCCCCTCCGACGCGAACTACCAACTCCTTTAGGACGTGACGACGAACCACCGGCCATGGAATCCATCAATCGCATGGCCGTCGAGTTGATCGACGAGGCCATCGACTTCGCCGACGAACTCCGCGTCGTCCCCTACGAACTCGATTCGGGGGCGACGGTGCTCGACTTCGGGGTGGACGCCGAGGGCGGCGTCGAGGCGGGACTCCTCCTCGCGGAGATACAGACGGCGGGGCTGGCGACGGTCCAGACGCGGATGGACGAGGTGGCCGGGACGCCGATGCCGCACGTCGAACTCCAGACGGACCACCCCGACGTCGCGGTGCTCTGCTCGCAGAAGGCCGGATGGGAACTCACCTTCGAGGACCCCGAGTTCGACGGACTCGGCTCCGGTCCCGCCCGCGCCCTCGTCGGCGAGGAAGACGAGTTCCGGGCGGTCGGCTACTTCGACGAGTTCGACCTGACCGTGTTGGCCGTCGAGGCCATCGACCTGCCGGGCGACCAAGTGGCAGAACACGTCGCGGAGACGGCCGGCGTCGAACCCAGCGGCGTCTTCCTGCCGACGTTCGCCTCCGGCTCTACCGTCGGGAGCGTCACCACCGCCGCCCGTGCGGCCGAGATGGCCGTCTTCCGCCTCTTCGAACTCGGCTACGACCCGACGAACGTCCTCTCGGCGTTCGGGTCGGCACCGCTGGCGCCCGTCAGTTACGACGAGGGCGTCGCGATGGGCCGGACGAACGACGCCCTCGCGTACGGCGGCGAAGTCCACCTCACCGTCGCCGAGGAGTTCGACGAGTTCGACCAAGTGCCCTCCACCGCCCGCGACGAGTACGGCAAGCCGTTCGAGCAGATATTCGACGACGCGGGCTGGGACTTCTACGAGGTTCCCGCCGAGGTGTTCGCGCCCGCGAAGGTCACGATAGACGTGGTCAACGGGCCGACGTACGCCTTCGGCGAGACGGACGAGGACCTCCTCGCGGAGTCGTTCGACCTGCGGACGTCGTGAAGTTCAAACTCGTCCCCGAACCCCCGGCCTCTCTGGACCGGGTCGCCGAGGCCCAACGCGCCGTCCCACTCGTCCCCGGGTCGGAGGACGACTGCTGTGAGCGTCTGATGCGCCGCCTCGACTTCCCGAGTCGCGACGTGGCGCGGACGTGGCTCACCTTCCTGCGCGCCCTCGAACTCGCCGAGCAGACGCCGGAGGGGAGTTTCGTCCGTCGCCGGACCGACCCGACGCCCGACCACCTCCGGCGCGCCTTCCGCGAGCGAATCTTCGGGGCCGAAGACGTGCGCTCGATGCTCTCTTCGGACCCGACGACCGTAGACGAGGCGTTCGCGGCGTTCGAAGGGCGGGTGCCCGTCTGGGAGCACCACAAGAACCCCAACGAGTGGCGGACGATATGGCGCGACAGGGTGGAGACGATGCTTGAGTGGTTCGTCCTGTTGGGTGTGGCCGAGAAGCAGGACGGTGGGTACGTGTTGACGGAGTGAGCTAGGGGAAAGAAGGCGGATAGGTAAGCTGGTCCAAGTGGGTACTCTCAGAAGGCCGTGCCGAAATTAGATGTGTTAGCGGACCATCAAACGAATCATGTCGGTAACCCCAGAAGCAGAGGCTGAAATAAGCAAAGGCGGTCTGACTGTGAGAATCCGCCTCGGCGAGGATCAGATTTACCGACTTGCTGGAGGCCGTGTTACGTGTGGGCTAGTTGGCGGAAAGAACATGAGCGGCGGAAATCCGGGGGTGATCATAAACAGCTCCATCAG is a window of Halopelagius longus DNA encoding:
- a CDS encoding YhjD/YihY/BrkB family envelope integrity protein, with the translated sequence MVREPGGGRVSRAVAVARAIVHETRAEKLPFMAGSIAYHAFVSLLPLFVLLLVVVSAVGDQSLYESVVAAAGAVLTEGARDEFVSELTDAARSTSVSLFGGIVLLWGTLRIFRGLDTAFSSIYESGAENSFLDQLADGLLVLFSFGAAVLVGSTVGDAVAGVVAGAGPFEWVLARLFGILGLALAFYPMYYVFPDADVGVLEVLPGTLVAAVGLAAFESLFRVYLAVSTTAPNSSAITGVLVFLTWLYFSGFVILLGAVVNAVLSNRSHDVNIEPAFGGVAPVGNDGVHASRRELVAAVRRLDELLDGGDAVVVTADGESIELPPPDGVAVDTETSSVLPGGPVGVELRWYPADGENDSEEA
- a CDS encoding MTH1187 family thiamine-binding protein: MTVIAMLSVAPVVEGSMSDQVAEAVAALDEFDVSYETNPMGTVIEADDVDTLLDAVAAAHKAVDADRVSTFLKIDDKRASDQSAADKVAAVEEHLGRPARKDRDE
- the mch gene encoding methenyltetrahydromethanopterin cyclohydrolase; the encoded protein is MESINRMAVELIDEAIDFADELRVVPYELDSGATVLDFGVDAEGGVEAGLLLAEIQTAGLATVQTRMDEVAGTPMPHVELQTDHPDVAVLCSQKAGWELTFEDPEFDGLGSGPARALVGEEDEFRAVGYFDEFDLTVLAVEAIDLPGDQVAEHVAETAGVEPSGVFLPTFASGSTVGSVTTAARAAEMAVFRLFELGYDPTNVLSAFGSAPLAPVSYDEGVAMGRTNDALAYGGEVHLTVAEEFDEFDQVPSTARDEYGKPFEQIFDDAGWDFYEVPAEVFAPAKVTIDVVNGPTYAFGETDEDLLAESFDLRTS